In the Myxocyprinus asiaticus isolate MX2 ecotype Aquarium Trade chromosome 31, UBuf_Myxa_2, whole genome shotgun sequence genome, aaaagttgaatacattaacattagttaatgcattatcaaCTAgcgttaacaatgaacaattgtattttcataaattaatgttaaccaagcttaaatgctgaaataaaatgttgttcattgttagttcatacttAATGCAATTACTAATGTTAACAGGTAGAACCAAATGTTAAGTGTTATCAAATTAGCATTCACCAAGATTACAGTAATACATGCTGTTTAAggatagttcattgttagttaatgttgaCTATTGTGATATCTAATGTAAAGAGCTACAAGTATTGATTCAATTGCCAATGTCCCTCTTGTTGATACAAAGTGAATCCATGAATCTCTTATTTCTTTGTTCTCAGATGGTAAGTCTTCTCATGATTAGTGTAGCAGCATGGGGCAAATGGTTCGGATTGGTCTCCAGTTtcagagtgatggctgctgtcatTGCAGTTGGACTCTTTCTCTTTGCTGTGGCCATTGTGGGCTTGTACGGAGCTCTAAAGCATCACCAAGTCCTTTTGTTCTTTGTATCCTTTGCAGTGACCCATTTCTTCAAGAACTCCTCTACttgttaataatttaaatatgtttgtgtaaataaGATTTAATATGCAAATTGAACGCTGAGCAACTCAGTAGCTGCTTTGTCAGCACACTCATGGATCATTTGTTTCTTCTTGACATAAACTAACTATAAGAATCAATCATGCTTGAAATACTAGGCCATATTTTTTATAGACTTAGTGTCTTTTAGTATGCTCTGGAAACTGGTCCAAAACCTACTAATTTATTGCATGTGCAATTTAAGttttttataatcaacaaatgttttatttgatccaaatgaaacaaaatacaGCCTTAACTGGTGTTTAGTACATGCTCATTCTTTTCATGGTATTCATAGTGCAGTTTTCAGTATCATGTGCCTGCTTGGCGATTAGTAAAGAACAACAGGTAATTACAATGTCTTTATTACTTTGACATGGTGATACCAGTTTCCTCATTCCTCAAGCAAGGTggtattaaattaaatttcaaatGCTTTGTTATAGAACCTTCTTCTGGAGATAGGATGGAATAAGTCTGAATCAATGCAGAAGGATTTGGAAAGAACGTTGGATTGTTGTGACTTCAGTGAAGTTAACTACAATGGAACATGTGAAGCAGTAAGAACTTCTCTTTATCCTGTCTAGTCTAATAACAAGGGTTCATGTAATGTGATATCTTCTGGAACTTGtctggaaaatatttacattttaatatgtaaatgaaaacaaaaatcaaCATGCTTCTTAAATGATAGTTGATAGACCATTCACACCTTTTGAACAAATAGTCTGATGGAGATTACCTGGAATGTGAAGTCATGCAGTGTATACAGTGAGCTTTGGTAAATATGTAGTTTCAAGAACTAATCTTTGTCTTACCCATATTCACCCAAGGCCAAGATTAAAGGTTAATATTTTATAAATCTTCTAATGGTACacagtaaaaagtggtaacctgcaattgttaacccttaaaatgagttctgttggtgtaacctaatgtattcaagttaaataatatttttgatttgaataaaaccagttcatttagattaACCACATGGAGCacaatttttaggttaacatttaacatatttaacaaaaataaattaactggttttattcaagtcaaaaatattaacattaatg is a window encoding:
- the LOC127421875 gene encoding tetraspanin-13-like; amino-acid sequence: MACGGFVCSRNALCLLNIIYVMVSLLMISVAAWGKWFGLVSSFRVMAAVIAVGLFLFAVAIVGLYGALKHHQVLLFFYMLILFMVFIVQFSVSCACLAISKEQQNLLLEIGWNKSESMQKDLERTLDCCDFSEVNYNGTCEANCFNDHSCTPCSVIIQDYADDALHFVGGISLFFCFTEILVVWLAYRYRNQKDPRQNPGAFI